From Nicotiana tabacum cultivar K326 chromosome 20, ASM71507v2, whole genome shotgun sequence, one genomic window encodes:
- the LOC107831509 gene encoding threonine--tRNA ligase, mitochondrial 1 — protein sequence MLLASPLYWRLFTQSICRRPPPCKQFLLLRRFSSEPPMGKAAKGSEANSSAVSYPKDESYLQNVIPKRIALFQSIQNEQHLQRLSLSPDPIKIELPSGTMKEGKKWNTTPLDIAKEISKSLASNALIAKVNGVLWDLLRPLEGDCKLELFTFDSDEGRDTFWHSSAHILGESLERTYGCKLCIGPCTTRGEGFYYDAFYGELGLNEDHFKRIESEAAKAVSEKQPFERIEVSRQQALDMFSDNRFKVEIIKDLPEDKTITVYRCGPLVDLCRGPHIPNTSFVKALACTKASSAYWRGDKDRESLQRVYGISYPDKKQLKEYLAMIEEAKKYDHRELTKKQELFFFHPLSPGSCFFLPHGARVCNKLLEFIKSQYWKRGYEEVWSPNMYNMQLWETSGHAANYKENMFVFEIEKQEFGLKPMNCPGHCLIFDHRVRSYRELPLRLADFGVLHRNEASGALTGLTRVRRFQQDDAHIFCRESQIKDEVKGVLDFISYVYKIFGFTFDLKLSTRPEKYLGDLESWNKAEDALAEALDEFGKPWEKNEGDGAFYGPKIDISVSDAMRRKFQCATLQLDFQLPQRFNLAYSAEDENKRERPVMIHRAILGSVERMFAILLEHFKGKWPFWLSPRQAMVCPVSDKSQSYALELRERIHDAGYYVDVDTSDRTIQKKVREAQVAQYNYILVVGEAEASSRQVSVRVRDKPDHQVMTVGDLLAHFKDMVASFQ from the exons ATGCTACTGGCTTCCCCACTCTATTGGCGCCTCTTCACCCAATCTATCTGCCGCCGTCCTCCGCCGTGTAAACAGTTTCTCCTCCTCCGCCGTTTCTCATCAGAACCACCAATGGGAAAAGCTGCGAAAGGTTCCGAAGCTAATTCCAGCGCCGTCTCCTACCCTAAAGACGAAAGTTATCTACAAAACGTTATTCCTAAACGTATCGCTCTCTTCCAGTCTATTCAGAATGAGCAACACCTTCAGCGCCTTTCCCTCTCCCCTGATCCTATCAA GATCGAGTTACCAAGTGGGACaatgaaggaggggaagaaatgGAATACCACACCATTGGATATAGCAAAGGAGATATCGAAGAGCTTGGCTTCAAACGCATTGATCGCGAAGGTGAACGGGGTGCTTTGGGATTTGTTGAGGCCATTGGAAGGTGATTGTAAGCTAGAGCTCTTCACTTTTGACAGTGACGAAGGCCGCGACACATTTTGGCACTCGAGTGCTCACATTCTTGGCGAG TCGTTGGAGAGGACATATGGATGCAAATTGTGTATTGGACCGTGTACAACAAGAGGAGAG GGTTTCTATTATGACGCCTTTTATGGTGAACTGGGATTAAATGAGGATCATTTTAAACGGATCGAGTCGGAGGCAGCAAAAGCTGTTTCG GAGAAACAACCTTTTGAACGCATTGAAGTTTCACGGCAACAAGCTCTTGATATGTTCTCTGATAATAGGTTTAAG GTGGAAATCATTAAGGATTTGCCTGAAGATAAGACAATCACAGTATACAGATGTGGTCCCTTAGTTGACCTATGCCGTGGTCCGCATATACCAAATACTTCTTTTGTTAAAGCATTAGCTTGTACAAAG GCTTCATCAGCATATTGGAGAGGAGATAAGGACCGTGAAAGCTTGCAAAGAGTTTATGGAATATCTTATCCAGATAAAAAACAGTTGAAG GAATACCTAGCTATGATCGAGGAAGCAAAGAAATATGATCACAGAGAGCTGACTAAGAAGCAAGAGCTTTTCTTTTTTCATCCATTAAG CCCtggaagttgtttctttcttCCACATGGTGCTCGAGTTTGCAACAAATTGTTGGAGTTCATAAAGAGCCAGTATTGGAAGAGAGGCTATGAGGAG GTTTGGAGTCCAAATATGTACAACATGCAGTTGTGGGAAACTTCTGGGCATGCTGCAAATTACAAGGAGAACATGTTCGTTTTTGAG ATTGAAAAACAAGAATTTGGGCTGAAGCCAATGAATTGCCCAGGCCATTGTTTAATATTTGATCACAGAGTTCGTTCCTACAGGG AGCTACCACTCCGTCTGGCTGACTTTGGAGTTCTACACAGGAATGAGGCCAGTGGTGCACTTACTGGCTTAACACGTGTCAGGAGATTTCAGCAG GATGATGCTCACATCTTTTGCAGGGAGTCACAG ATTAAGGATGAAGTCAAGGGTGTCTTAGATTTCATCAGTTATGTGTATAAGATATTTGGTTTCACTTTTGACCTGAAGTTATCAACG AGGCCTGAAAAGTATCTCGGAGACTTAGAAAGCTGGAACAAGGCTGAAGATGCTCTTGCGGAAGCATTGGACGAGTTCGGAAAGCCCTGGGAG AAAAACGAAGGAGATGGAGCGTTTTACGGTCCAAAAATTGATATAAGTGTTTCTGACGCAATGAGAAGAAAATTCCAGTGTGCAACATTGCAG CTTGATTTCCAACTTCCTCAACGATTCAACCTTGCATACTCAGCAGAAGATGAAAATAAGAGGGAGAGACCAGTTATGATACATAGAGCTATACTTGGGTCAGTTGAGCGTATGTTTGCTATTCTTTTGGAGCATTTCAAGGGGAAATGGCCTTTCTGGCTTAGTCCACGTCAAGCAATGGTCTGCCCTGTTTCCGACAAATCTCAGTCATATGCTCTGGAG CTCCGAGAGAGAATACATGATGCTGGTTATTATGTTGATGTTGATACAAGTGACAGGACAATCCAGAAGAAG
- the LOC107831508 gene encoding protein FAR1-RELATED SEQUENCE 11-like yields the protein MNGKHPQTILTDQDLGLTEAITNELPLTKHAFCIWHITSKFSTWFSFALGSRYLQFKFEFHRLYEIGSIEEFEYQWDKLITKFDLESDRHIKLLYANRASWALPYLKGYFFAGMTTTGRSESINAYLKRFLHARTSLKEFVEQVGTTVSIRNHANEKATMRQKYYNPQIKTFMPMEKHASKVLTPFAFKLLQDEIIFSIEYGLFSNSDGCYIVHHYNKTNGGRFVYWNPLEEVVQCSCQEFEFSGILYRHSIQVLNAHNYFMLPEKYLLARWRQENSLVLKFSHMMNLNKDDNEFQNLQSIVRDLIRESVKTKCRLDCAKRELERVLQVVQCLPENEHIIDEHEHVDISQSIEHSSPNEDYHIENPQQSQTKGRKKGKRLIGGVEAAKKTRYCHVPNCGGTGHDSRNYPLKRKITEIPISQSPHK from the coding sequence ATGAATGGAAAACATCCACAAACCATATTAACTGATCAAGATCTTGGTTTAACAGAAGCGATCACTAATGAATTGCCTCTCACAAAACATGCCTTTTGTATATGGCATATTACATCCAAGTTCTCTACTTGGTTTTCTTTTGCCCTTGGTTCAAGGTATCTGCAATTTAAATTTGAATTCCATCGCCTTTATGAAATTGGTAGCATAGAAGAATTTGAGTATCAGTGGGACAAATTGATTACTAAATTTGATCTTGAATCAGATAGGCATATCAAATTGCTATATGCAAATCGTGCATCATGGGCATTACCATACTTGAAAGGATATTTTTTTGCTGGAATGACAACAACTGGACGCTCAGAATCTATTAATGCATACTTGAAAAGATTTTTACATGCAAGAACTAGTTTAAAAGAATTTGTTGAGCAGGTTGGTACAACGGTCAGCATAAGAAACCATGCCAATGAAAAGGCAACGATGCGACAAAAGTATTACAATCCTCAAATTAAGACATTTATGCCAATGGAGAAACATGCATCAAAAGTCCTCACACCTTTTGCCTTTAAGTTATTACAGGATGAGATAATATTCTCTATTGAATATGGTTTATTTTCAAATAGTGATGGATGTTATATTGTGCACCACTACAACAAAACAAATGGTGGACGTTTTGTCTATTGGAATCCACTAGAAGAGGTTGTTCAATGTTCTTGCCAAGAGTTTGAATTTTCAGGAATTTTGTACAGGCATTCTATTCAAGTACTTAATGCTCATAATTATTTCATGTTACCAGAGAAGTACTTGTTGGCTAGATGGAGGCAAGAAAATTCATTGGTACTAAAGttttctcatatgatgaatctcaaTAAGGATGATAATGAGTTCCAAAATCTTCAATCTATAGTTAGAGATTTGATTCGTGAATCAGTAAAGACGAAATGTCGTCTTGATTGTGCCAAAAGAGAATTAGAAAGAGTATTGCAAGTTGTTCAATGTCTTCCTGAAAATGAGCACATCattgatgagcatgaacatgttGATATTAGTCAATCTATAGAACATAGTTCTCCAAATGAAGATTATCATATTGAAAATCCCCAACAATCTCAAACAAAAGGAAGGAAGAAAGGGAAAAGGTTAATTGGTGGTGTTGAAGCTGCTAAAAAAACAAGATACTGCCATGTTCCTAATTGTGGTGGAACTGGTCATGACTCAAGAAATTATCCACTCAaaagaaaaataactgaaattccaaTATCTCAATCTCCCCACAAGTAA